The proteins below are encoded in one region of Alistipes indistinctus YIT 12060:
- the rd gene encoding rubredoxin: MKKYKCEVCGYIYDPAVGDPDNGIEPGTPFEDLPEDWVCPVCQEGKEVFEEV; this comes from the coding sequence ATGAAAAAGTACAAATGCGAAGTGTGCGGATACATTTACGACCCCGCCGTAGGCGATCCCGATAACGGTATCGAACCGGGTACACCGTTCGAAGATCTGCCTGAAGATTGGGTGTGCCCCGTTTGCCAGGAAGGCAAGGAGGTTTTCGAAGAGGTCTAA